In one Ralstonia pickettii genomic region, the following are encoded:
- a CDS encoding MATE family efflux transporter, translating to MTALAARPLWRTFIAFLGPLILANILQSLSGTLNNVYVGHMLGVKALAAVSAFFPILFFFIAFIIGLGSGAAVLIGQAWGAKKPEAVKTVAGTTLSVGFIVGLAVALLGGPFANALLGWLGTPADILQDATLYASVMLYAMPGLFVYLLATAMMRGVGDTRTPLRTLALSTAIGLVLTPTFIRGWFGLPQLGVASGAAATIISFTVALVWLAFFLRRRNHPLAPDAVLARHLWVDFGVLKTVLKIGVPTGVQLVVISIAELALLSFVNGFGSDATAAYGAGTQIISYVQFPAMSIAITASILGAEAIGAGNTERLDAITRTGLWLNVAITGVLVVMALLFSRAVIGWFTTSAEVMGLAQSLLHISLWSSVIFGMASVFSGVMRSSGTVMAPTAISILAIAAVEVPVAWVLSRHIGTDGIWAAYPAAFLAMFVMQGLYYALVWRRRAQRFGIRRMV from the coding sequence ATGACAGCGCTTGCTGCTCGCCCGTTGTGGCGAACATTCATTGCATTTCTCGGCCCGCTGATCCTGGCCAACATCCTGCAATCGTTGTCGGGCACGCTCAACAACGTCTATGTGGGCCACATGCTGGGCGTGAAGGCACTCGCCGCGGTGTCGGCGTTCTTCCCGATCCTGTTCTTCTTCATCGCCTTCATCATCGGGTTGGGGTCCGGTGCGGCGGTGCTGATCGGGCAGGCGTGGGGCGCCAAGAAGCCCGAGGCGGTCAAGACTGTTGCCGGCACCACGCTCTCCGTGGGCTTCATCGTGGGCCTGGCGGTGGCGCTGCTGGGTGGCCCGTTCGCTAACGCGCTGCTGGGGTGGCTCGGCACGCCGGCCGACATCCTGCAAGACGCCACGCTCTACGCCAGCGTCATGCTCTATGCCATGCCGGGCCTGTTCGTCTACCTGCTGGCTACGGCGATGATGCGCGGCGTGGGCGATACGCGCACGCCGCTGCGCACCCTCGCGCTGTCGACTGCAATCGGGCTGGTGCTGACGCCGACCTTCATTCGCGGCTGGTTCGGCTTGCCGCAACTGGGCGTGGCAAGCGGCGCCGCGGCGACCATCATTTCGTTCACGGTCGCGCTGGTGTGGCTCGCCTTCTTCCTGCGCCGCCGCAATCATCCGCTGGCGCCCGATGCCGTGCTGGCGCGGCACCTGTGGGTCGATTTTGGCGTGCTCAAAACCGTGCTGAAGATCGGCGTGCCGACGGGCGTGCAGCTTGTGGTCATCTCGATTGCCGAGCTGGCGTTGCTGTCCTTCGTCAACGGCTTCGGCTCCGACGCGACGGCAGCGTACGGCGCCGGCACGCAGATCATCAGCTACGTGCAGTTTCCCGCCATGTCGATTGCGATCACGGCGTCCATCCTCGGCGCGGAGGCCATCGGTGCGGGCAATACGGAACGGCTGGACGCCATCACCCGTACCGGGCTCTGGCTCAACGTGGCCATTACCGGCGTACTGGTGGTGATGGCCTTGCTGTTCTCGCGTGCCGTGATCGGCTGGTTTACCACCAGCGCAGAAGTGATGGGCCTTGCCCAGAGCCTGCTGCACATCTCGCTGTGGAGTTCCGTCATCTTCGGCATGGCGAGCGTCTTCTCGGGCGTGATGCGCTCAAGCGGCACGGTGATGGCGCCCACGGCCATTTCCATCCTCGCCATTGCGGCGGTGGAAGTGCCGGTGGCCTGGGTGCTGAGCCGGCATATCGGCACCGACGGCATCTGGGCTGCGTATCCGGCTGCCTTCCTCGCCATGTTCGTGATGCAGGGGCTGTATTACGCGCTCGTGTGGCGACGCCGCGCGCAGCGGTTCGGCATCCGCCGCATGGTTTGA
- a CDS encoding MFS transporter encodes MSDPHDPAVDHLPPGFNRLAGSNLAAQSAEQIALAAMPMVAVLTLHADASTASWLQVALTLPFVLFAIPIGMLADRWPKRALMAGAEAVRALALFAVAGLLVVGRLNLAALGVLGFVAVCGTAVFSVAAPALVPSLVPAAMLARANGRIELARTIAFACGPAIGGALIGWTGSMAAFALAAALSAVAAALMAGVTAPAPVARRAAHPLQDIAEGARFVFQHPLLRPVFITQYVFTMSFFMVLAIFVPYAAHRLSLSAQAIGLTLGMYGAGMVIGALLAARILARWRFGHVVATGPVCGLAGGVLLAATLWQPWPVLAQAGFFLLGGGPILWVVSTTTLRQTVTPPASLARVSAVNVMSYGARPVGAAMAAWLAAHAGVGACLVAAAAGFALQLLCIVQSPAVRLVRQPRADDASAGLEPA; translated from the coding sequence ATGTCCGATCCCCATGACCCTGCTGTCGACCATCTGCCGCCGGGCTTCAACCGGCTAGCGGGTTCCAACCTGGCCGCGCAGTCTGCCGAACAGATTGCGCTTGCCGCCATGCCAATGGTGGCGGTGCTCACCCTGCATGCCGACGCCAGCACGGCGAGCTGGCTGCAAGTGGCGCTCACGCTGCCGTTCGTGCTGTTTGCCATTCCTATCGGCATGCTGGCCGACCGATGGCCCAAGCGCGCCCTGATGGCCGGCGCAGAGGCGGTGCGCGCGTTGGCCTTGTTTGCTGTGGCGGGGTTGCTGGTGGTCGGGCGGCTGAACCTGGCCGCGCTCGGTGTGCTGGGCTTTGTTGCCGTGTGCGGCACGGCGGTGTTCAGTGTGGCGGCGCCTGCATTGGTGCCATCGCTCGTGCCGGCAGCAATGCTCGCGCGCGCAAACGGCCGCATCGAATTGGCGCGCACGATCGCATTTGCGTGCGGGCCGGCCATCGGCGGTGCGCTGATCGGCTGGACAGGCTCAATGGCGGCGTTCGCGCTGGCGGCGGCGCTGTCCGCCGTGGCTGCGGCGCTGATGGCTGGCGTAACCGCCCCGGCGCCCGTGGCCCGGCGCGCGGCGCATCCGCTGCAAGACATTGCCGAGGGCGCGCGCTTCGTGTTTCAACACCCGCTGCTGCGGCCGGTATTCATCACGCAATACGTTTTCACCATGTCCTTCTTCATGGTGCTTGCCATCTTCGTTCCGTATGCGGCGCACCGGTTGAGTCTTTCTGCACAGGCGATTGGGTTGACGCTCGGCATGTACGGCGCGGGCATGGTGATCGGCGCACTTCTGGCCGCGCGCATCCTTGCGCGCTGGCGCTTCGGCCATGTGGTGGCAACTGGCCCGGTGTGCGGACTGGCGGGCGGCGTGCTGCTTGCGGCCACACTCTGGCAGCCTTGGCCGGTGCTGGCACAGGCGGGCTTCTTTCTGCTGGGTGGCGGACCCATTCTTTGGGTGGTGAGCACGACCACGCTGCGGCAGACGGTGACGCCACCCGCGTCGCTGGCGCGCGTATCCGCAGTGAATGTGATGTCGTATGGCGCTCGGCCGGTCGGTGCGGCAATGGCAGCGTGGCTCGCCGCACACGCCGGTGTGGGCGCGTGCCTCGTGGCGGCGGCGGCGGGCTTTGCCCTGCAGCTGCTGTGCATTGTGCAATCGCCCGCAGTGCGGTTGGTGCGTCAACCGCGTGCGGACGATGCGTCGGCCGGGCTCGAGCCTGCCTGA
- the cls gene encoding cardiolipin synthase translates to MLTNTTAFAAFLFLVHSVGVLAAMHAVLTVRTSQGAIAWAISLVTLPEFTLIPYLIFGRSTFAGYVDARRFHNARLREITLSDDWRRLRDHESSVVAPQHTCMQALPRLTGTPCLARNRVRLLVNGAETFEAIFAAIAQARRVLIVQFFIVHDDTLGRRLAELLLDRARAGVRVYFLFDSIGCHALPRRYVQRLIEGGVHAKPFSTHAGFVNRFQLNFRNHRKLVVVDGERAYVGGHNVGNEYMGEKPPLAPWRDTHIEIVGAAVMDLQLTFAEDWYWAAREVPQLIVPELRPEEDMVCQVVASGPADKQETCSLFFMEAIQSARKRLWITSPYFIPDEAVFAALRLAVLRGVDVRILIPSRPDHHMVFLASTLYAYQAIRAGVKIYRYLPGFLHQKVVLIDDEAAAVGSANLDNRSFRLNFELMIMTADSRFANDVAQMLEADFSEAARVGRDEYERAHPLRRVIMHVAKLFAPIL, encoded by the coding sequence ATGCTGACCAACACCACCGCATTTGCCGCCTTTCTCTTTCTTGTGCACTCCGTGGGCGTGCTCGCGGCCATGCATGCCGTGCTGACCGTGCGTACGTCCCAGGGCGCCATCGCCTGGGCCATCTCACTGGTCACGCTGCCGGAATTCACGCTGATCCCGTATCTGATCTTCGGGCGGAGCACCTTTGCGGGCTATGTGGATGCGCGGCGCTTTCACAACGCCCGCCTGCGCGAAATCACCCTCTCCGACGACTGGCGTCGACTGCGCGACCATGAATCGAGCGTGGTCGCGCCGCAGCACACCTGCATGCAGGCCTTGCCGCGCCTGACCGGCACACCGTGCCTGGCGCGGAATCGCGTGCGGCTGCTCGTCAACGGCGCAGAAACCTTCGAGGCCATCTTTGCGGCCATTGCGCAGGCGCGCCGGGTGCTGATCGTGCAGTTCTTCATCGTGCACGACGACACGCTTGGCCGCCGACTTGCCGAACTGCTGCTCGATCGCGCGCGGGCCGGGGTGCGCGTCTACTTTCTTTTCGACAGCATCGGCTGCCACGCGCTACCTCGCCGCTATGTGCAGCGGCTCATTGAAGGCGGCGTACACGCCAAGCCGTTCTCCACCCATGCCGGGTTCGTCAACCGCTTCCAACTCAATTTCCGCAACCACCGCAAGCTCGTGGTGGTGGACGGCGAGCGCGCTTACGTGGGCGGCCACAACGTCGGCAACGAATACATGGGCGAAAAGCCGCCGCTTGCACCGTGGCGCGACACGCATATCGAGATCGTCGGTGCCGCCGTGATGGACCTGCAGCTCACCTTTGCCGAAGACTGGTACTGGGCTGCCCGCGAAGTGCCGCAACTGATCGTGCCCGAGCTGCGCCCCGAAGAAGACATGGTTTGCCAGGTGGTCGCCAGCGGCCCGGCCGACAAGCAGGAAACCTGCTCGCTGTTCTTCATGGAGGCCATTCAGTCGGCGCGCAAGCGGCTGTGGATCACGTCGCCGTACTTCATTCCGGACGAAGCGGTGTTTGCCGCGCTGCGCCTGGCCGTGCTGCGCGGGGTGGACGTGCGCATCCTGATCCCGTCGCGGCCGGACCATCACATGGTGTTCCTGGCGTCTACGTTGTATGCGTATCAGGCGATCCGCGCGGGCGTGAAGATCTACCGCTACCTGCCCGGCTTCCTGCATCAGAAGGTCGTGCTGATCGACGACGAGGCCGCTGCCGTGGGCAGCGCCAACCTCGATAACCGTTCGTTCCGCCTGAACTTCGAGCTGATGATCATGACCGCCGACTCGCGCTTCGCCAACGATGTCGCGCAGATGCTCGAAGCCGATTTTTCCGAAGCCGCCCGCGTGGGCCGTGACGAATACGAACGCGCACACCCGCTGCGCCGCGTGATCATGCACGTGGCCAAGCTGTTCGCGCCCATCCTGTAG